CGCCGGCCGACACGTCGACAACATGCTCGAGGTGGGCTCCATCGTCACCTTCGGGGACGTCACCGGCGAGGTGGTCGGGGTCGGCCACGTGTCGGTCAGCCTGCGCACCCCCGACGGTCAGGTCGTCGACATCCCGCACGAACGGTTCCTCGACCAGCCGACCGCATCCTCGAGCTGACCGAAACCCCCGTCCGGGCGACACGGTCTCCCGTGTGGCCCTCCTGACAACCCCCTGACGGGAGACAGGGTGACGGTGGTTGACGGGCACGCGACCATGGGGGCATGTCGAGTCCCACCACGCCGGTCCGTCGCGACGGTCGGTTCGAGATCGTCAGCGACTACAAGCCGGCCGGTGACCAGCCCCGCGCGATCACTGGTGTGACCGACGCCCTTGGACGGGGCGAGACCGACGTCTGCCTGCTCGGCGTCACCGGTTCGGGCAAGACGTTCTCGATGGCCAACATCATCCACGAGGTCCAGCGGCCGACGCTCGTCATGGCACCCAACAAGACGCTGGCCGCGCAGCTGGCGGGCGAGTTCAAGGAGTTCTTCCCCAACAACGCCGTCGAGTACTTCGTCAGCTACTACGACTACTACCAGCCCGAGGCGTACGTCCCGTCCTCCGACACCTACATCGAGAAGGACTCCTCGATCAACGACGAGATCGAGCGGCTGCGGCACGAGGCGACCATGTCGCTCATGACCCGCCGCGACGTGCTCATCGTGGCCTCGGTGTCCTGCATCTACGGGCTGGGGTCGCCGGAGCAGTACGAGAAGTACCACCTCATGCTCAGCGAGGGCATGGACATCGACCTGGACAAGGTCATCCGACGGCTGGTCGAGCTGCAGTACGAGCGCAACGAGCTCAACTTCGTCCGCGGCAAGTTCCGGGTGCGTGGCGACACCCTGGAGATCTTCCCCGCCGACGGCGAGACCGCCTGGCGCATCGAGTTCTTCGGCGACACCATCGACCGCATCACCCGTCTCGAGCCGATCACCGGTGAGCTGATCGGCGAGTTCGAGCAGGTCATGATCTTCCCGAACTCCCACTACATCACCGGTGGCACGGGGCTCGAACGGGCCATCCAGACCATCCAGGCCGAGCTCGACGAGCGCCTGGAGGAGCTGACGTCGGCCGACAAGCTGCTCGAGGCCCAGCGGCTGCGCATGCGGACCAACTACGACCTGGAGATGCTGAAGGAGATCGGGATGTGCTCGGGCATCGAGAACTACTCCCGTCACCTGGACGGGCGAAGCCCCGGCGAGACGCCGTACACGCTCATCGACTACTTCCCCGATGACTTCCTGCTGATCGTCGACGAGTCCCACGTGACGGTGCCGCAGGTCGGCGGCATGTACGAGGGCGACCGGTCGCGCAAGACCACCCTCGTCGACCACGGCTTCCGACTGCCCTCGGCGATGGACAACCGGCCGCTCCGCTTCGAGGAGTTCCGCGAGAAGGTCGGCCAGACCGTGCACGTCTCGGCGACACCCGGGCCCTTCGAGCGGCGCATGTCCTCGACCATCGTCGAGCAGGTCATCCGTCCGACGGGACTGATCGACCCCGAGGTGCTGCTGCGGCCGACCAAGGGACAGATCGACGACCTGATCGAGGAGATCCGGGGGCACGCCGAACGCGACGAACGCGTGCTGGTCACCACGCTGACCAAGAAGATGTCGGAGGACCTCACCGACTACCTGCTCGAGGCCGGCCTGAAGGTCCGCTACCTGCATTCGGAGATCAACACCGTCGAGCGGATCGAGATCCTCCGCGACCTGCGCATGGGGCACTTCGACGCGCTGATCGGCATCAACCTCCTCCGTGAGGGCCTCGACCTGCCCGAGGTGGCGCTTGTCGCCATCCTCGACGCCGACAAGGAGGGGTTCCTGCGGTCCGAGACGTCGCTGATCCAGACCATCGGGCGTGCCGCACGAAACGT
The nucleotide sequence above comes from Euzebya pacifica. Encoded proteins:
- the uvrB gene encoding excinuclease ABC subunit UvrB — translated: MSSPTTPVRRDGRFEIVSDYKPAGDQPRAITGVTDALGRGETDVCLLGVTGSGKTFSMANIIHEVQRPTLVMAPNKTLAAQLAGEFKEFFPNNAVEYFVSYYDYYQPEAYVPSSDTYIEKDSSINDEIERLRHEATMSLMTRRDVLIVASVSCIYGLGSPEQYEKYHLMLSEGMDIDLDKVIRRLVELQYERNELNFVRGKFRVRGDTLEIFPADGETAWRIEFFGDTIDRITRLEPITGELIGEFEQVMIFPNSHYITGGTGLERAIQTIQAELDERLEELTSADKLLEAQRLRMRTNYDLEMLKEIGMCSGIENYSRHLDGRSPGETPYTLIDYFPDDFLLIVDESHVTVPQVGGMYEGDRSRKTTLVDHGFRLPSAMDNRPLRFEEFREKVGQTVHVSATPGPFERRMSSTIVEQVIRPTGLIDPEVLLRPTKGQIDDLIEEIRGHAERDERVLVTTLTKKMSEDLTDYLLEAGLKVRYLHSEINTVERIEILRDLRMGHFDALIGINLLREGLDLPEVALVAILDADKEGFLRSETSLIQTIGRAARNVNGKVVMYADNITDSMRTAISETNRRRAIQEQFNRENGIDPQTIRKRVGDIIQMARAAEAGMPYQSADPSDRAREALPGMPDVSDLPSDELATLIQTLSDEMHQAASELRFEYAARLRDEIGELKRELRGMSAAT